The following is a genomic window from Gigantopelta aegis isolate Gae_Host chromosome 5, Gae_host_genome, whole genome shotgun sequence.
aaatgtgttgagtgcgtcgttaaataaaacatttctttctttcttatatacCCTAAAACTAGGAACATAGAATAAATGGAAACCACTCAGATACTACGCACTTCAATGCTAAGAATTCCAGTTTGCTGGAATGTAAATGATAGAATGTCCTAAATTCCGTACCAATACCAAACCGCCATGATTCGCCGTGTTATTGTTAACAAACGACAAACGAAATTGCATTGTgtgcatttgttatttaccccagagggcgagacgtagcccagtggtaaagcactcgcttgatgtgcggtcggtttgggatcgatccccgtcagtgggcccattgggctatttctcgctccagccagtgcaccacgactggtacatcaaagaccgtggtatgtgcgatcctgtctatgggatggtgcatataaatgatcccttgctgctaataaagtagcccatgaagtggcgacagcatgtttcctccctcaatatctgtgtggttcttaaccatatgtccaaagccatataaccgtaaataaaatgtgttgagtgtgttgttaaataaaccatttcctttgtGTTATTTACCCGATAGCCATTGTTcctaatgttgttgtttttattatttctctGATGAGAGAATTACAATCGTAGATTTAAGTCAGTTAACTTCATGACGTTTACGTCTACGACCGGCTTTgtgaataaggtgcttcttgcacgtaaacgtaaatctacggcagacgtaagttcTAGTCGTAGACGTAGCTTTACACCTTTTCCTATTGGGTCCAGGTGTTTAATTTGTAATCAGTTTCACATTTCAGAtgtttaatttgtaattgtttttacatttcaaGTGTATAATTTCTAATAGTTTTTACATTTCAAGTGTATAGTTTGCAATAGTTTTTACATTTCAGGTGTTTCATCGGTACTAGCATGAAGTTTACTACTTTTGACATCTTCCAGGCATTGATGCTAATATTAGGTTTGTACTCGATCATGTATTTAATTCTGGTTTAATTCTCACCATGTTGCCTGTTTGTACAGGGACATTGTTCAATAACTTGTTAGGTGTGTAACATAATGATAACtgtgacacctcagcacagtGTTTAATCTCTTGTTACTTGATGTGTGTAACATAATGATAACTGTGAcacccagcacattgtttaatctcTTGTTACTTGGTGTGTGTAACATAATGATAACTGTGACACCGCAGCACAGTGTTTAATCTCTTGTTACTTGGTGTGGTGTAATATAATGATAACTGTGAAACCCGAGCATAGTGTTTAATCTCTTGTTACTTGGTGTGTGTAACACAATGATAActgtgacaccccagcacattgtttactcACTTGTTACTTGGTGTGTGTAACACAATGATAActgtgacaccccagcacattgtttactcACTTGTTACTTGGTGTGTGTAACATAATGATAActgtgacaccccagcacattgtttaatctcGTTACTTGGTGTGTATAACATAATGATAAATGTAACAccccagtacattgtttaatctCTTGTTACTTGGTGTGTGTAACATAATGATAActgtgacaccccagcacattgtttaatctcGTGTTACTTGGGTATGTAATATAGTGATAActctgacaccccagcacattgtgtaATCTCTTGTTACTTGGGTGTGTAGACAAAGCCAATGTTCGTTGTTACCAGGCACTGCCATCTATTGGATGCATATACCACCAACCATTACCATGTTGGATGAGGTTCTTCGACCGTTGAGTTGACTACCGTCATCCAGTATGCGATTTGTTGAGACACCctttgtctcgttccaaccaacaAGCATATCATCGCCTCTTACgatactaatattattattattattatttgttttttattattttctcaattattatttgtatcatcatcattcttcttcttcgtcttattattattattattattattattattattattattgttattataatcaccagtatcatcattattatcattatcatcattattattgttattttcagacattcattttgtttacagtttcaCTATTTCTGTACCCAAGCGGGTGGGACTTCTAGGAAGAAACAATGTGTCTATAGAGTGTGTCTATTTCGTGTCAGACGAAGATGAGTTGTCTGGTATTGGTTGGAGCAGGAAGCGAAGCAGCGAACGTAATTTTGTTGACATTGCAGGCAAAGACGTTAAGAAAGGTTGGATGGGGTACGTAGATGGGGAGGGTACTTTACTGCAGAACCGAACGGTGTTGAAGTTCGGTTCGGGTAAGTTCATCATCATATACATGGAGATTAGGCGCGAGGATGAAGCTACATACAGATGTACTGTGAACTACTTCGTCAACGGTTCGTTCCATAACAAGACTGGAGAAATGCTTTTTGAAGTAAAAGGTGTGTGTTGAAATAGT
Proteins encoded in this region:
- the LOC121373304 gene encoding uncharacterized protein LOC121373304 isoform X1, with protein sequence MSQYGIYCGIQHILGYLSTTFFHNFLYFQWQPAKVISITVASPRCFIGTSMKFTTFDIFQALMLILDIHFVYSFTISVPKRVGLLGRNNVSIECVYFVSDEDELSGIGWSRKRSSERNFVDIAGKDVKKGWMGYVDGEGTLLQNRTVLKFGSGKFIIIYMEIRREDEATYRCTVNYFVNGSFHNKTGEMLFEVKVPCNLKCENYGSPNDVCDKCNCVGNWKGSICRECGLTCLNGGTPLATCSGCVCRSGFEGAICGESGKYKYNIVLLFINKE
- the LOC121373304 gene encoding uncharacterized protein LOC121373304 isoform X2, with product MKFTTFDIFQALMLILDIHFVYSFTISVPKRVGLLGRNNVSIECVYFVSDEDELSGIGWSRKRSSERNFVDIAGKDVKKGWMGYVDGEGTLLQNRTVLKFGSGKFIIIYMEIRREDEATYRCTVNYFVNGSFHNKTGEMLFEVKVPCNLKCENYGSPNDVCDKCNCVGNWKGSICRECGLTCLNGGTPLATCSGCVCRSGFEGAICGESGKYKYNIVLLFINKE